A region of Pyxidicoccus parkwaysis DNA encodes the following proteins:
- a CDS encoding MBOAT family O-acyltransferase → MLFNSLEFLFLFLPVVLALSRVLRGKWLLGWVALASYVFYAFAGHVWFLVPMLLTTAMDFELARRIDAAPPGSRTRRWLLILSLTSSLGLLAYFKYGGLLARTSGQVLAFMGAGAAPAWVGELFDVMLPAGISFYTFQTMAYVVDVYRGHCKAERDFWTFTCFVSFFPHLVAGPLTRHHQLIPGLERMAAEGIRPRWREGVFLFAIGLCKKVLVADRIAQVIDPLLLDVSHAGAMEAWLAMLGFSLQIYFDFSGYTDMAIGLGRLFGIELPQNFDSPYQARDPSDFWRRWHITLSQWLRDYLYISLGGNRCSPARRHFNLVVTMVLGGLWHGASWTFAAWGLYHGLLLVAFHQGRTAWARLAPFVQRGLTFLLVCVGWVFFRATSFTQARDWCSALVGGRGLGLERLGPEHLVLALLVALGLYVAGWRRNASHSSGLGQLSAMRQAALGALAGVAVLLLSNGSRFLYFQF, encoded by the coding sequence ATGCTCTTCAACTCCCTGGAGTTCCTCTTCCTCTTCCTGCCCGTCGTGCTCGCGCTCTCGCGGGTGCTGCGCGGGAAGTGGTTGCTGGGGTGGGTGGCCCTGGCCAGCTACGTCTTCTACGCCTTCGCCGGGCACGTCTGGTTCCTCGTGCCCATGCTGCTCACCACGGCGATGGACTTCGAGCTGGCGCGGCGCATCGACGCGGCGCCTCCGGGGAGTCGCACCCGCCGCTGGCTGCTCATCCTGTCGCTGACGAGCAGCCTGGGGCTGCTGGCGTACTTCAAGTATGGCGGCCTGCTGGCGCGGACCTCGGGCCAGGTGCTGGCCTTCATGGGCGCCGGCGCGGCGCCTGCCTGGGTGGGCGAGTTGTTCGACGTGATGCTGCCCGCGGGCATCTCCTTCTACACGTTCCAGACGATGGCCTACGTGGTGGACGTCTACCGTGGGCACTGCAAGGCCGAGCGCGACTTCTGGACCTTCACCTGCTTCGTGTCCTTCTTCCCGCACCTGGTGGCCGGGCCGCTGACGCGCCACCATCAGCTCATTCCCGGCCTGGAGCGGATGGCAGCGGAGGGCATCCGTCCGCGCTGGCGTGAGGGCGTGTTCCTCTTCGCCATCGGCCTCTGCAAGAAGGTGCTCGTCGCGGACCGGATTGCGCAGGTCATCGACCCGCTGCTGCTGGACGTGTCGCACGCGGGCGCGATGGAGGCGTGGCTCGCGATGCTCGGCTTCTCGCTGCAAATCTACTTCGACTTCAGCGGCTACACGGACATGGCCATCGGCCTGGGGCGGCTCTTCGGCATCGAGCTTCCGCAGAACTTCGACAGCCCCTATCAGGCACGAGACCCGAGCGACTTCTGGCGGCGCTGGCACATCACGCTGAGCCAGTGGCTGCGCGACTATCTGTACATCAGCCTCGGCGGCAACCGGTGCTCTCCTGCGCGCCGCCACTTCAACCTCGTGGTGACGATGGTGCTGGGCGGGCTCTGGCACGGAGCGAGCTGGACGTTCGCCGCGTGGGGCCTGTACCACGGCCTCCTGTTGGTGGCCTTCCACCAGGGCCGCACCGCGTGGGCGCGGCTGGCTCCCTTCGTCCAGCGCGGCCTCACGTTCCTCCTCGTCTGCGTGGGCTGGGTCTTCTTCCGGGCCACCTCCTTCACCCAGGCCCGCGACTGGTGCTCCGCGCTGGTGGGCGGGCGGGGCCTGGGGCTGGAGCGGCTGGGCCCCGAGCACCTCGTGCTCGCGCTGCTGGTGGCGCTGGGGCTGTACGTGGCTGGCTGGCGCCGCAATGCCAGTCATTCCTCCGGACTGGGCCAGCTCTCCGCGATGCGCCAGGCGGCGCTGGGCGCGCTCGCGGGCGTGGCGGTGCTGCTGCTCAGCAACGGCTCGCGCTTCCTCTACTTCCAGTTCTGA
- a CDS encoding zinc metalloprotease, which yields MTAQAKVAGSRCGTRPLTAAEEEQVKATLAKFSGMAEKKPGGGSGGGTTVTGGTINVYFHVINQGSGVSNGDITAQMITDQMTVLNNAYRAWGWQFNLVSTTRTTNSTWFNTCDTTSVETAMKTALRQGTADDLNLYTCNPGGGLLGWATFPSWYAGNPTDDGVVMLYSSVPGGSAAPYNLGDTATHEIGHWMGLYHTFQGGCAKTGDEVSDTPSERSAAYGCPANRDTCNGTGVDPIHNFMDYTDDACMDHFTTGQDTRMDQMFSAYRLNK from the coding sequence GTGACTGCGCAGGCCAAGGTCGCCGGCTCGCGCTGCGGCACGCGCCCGCTGACGGCCGCGGAAGAGGAGCAGGTGAAGGCGACCCTGGCGAAGTTCTCCGGCATGGCGGAGAAGAAGCCGGGTGGCGGGAGCGGCGGCGGCACCACGGTGACGGGCGGCACCATCAACGTCTACTTCCACGTCATCAACCAGGGCAGCGGCGTGTCCAACGGCGACATCACCGCGCAGATGATTACGGACCAGATGACGGTGCTGAACAACGCATACCGGGCCTGGGGCTGGCAGTTCAACCTGGTCAGCACCACGCGCACCACCAACAGCACGTGGTTCAACACCTGCGACACCACCAGCGTCGAGACGGCGATGAAGACGGCGCTCCGCCAGGGCACGGCGGACGACCTCAACCTCTACACCTGCAACCCGGGCGGCGGCCTGCTGGGCTGGGCGACCTTCCCGAGCTGGTACGCGGGCAACCCGACGGACGACGGCGTGGTGATGCTGTACTCGTCGGTGCCGGGCGGCTCGGCGGCGCCGTACAACCTGGGTGACACGGCCACGCACGAGATTGGCCACTGGATGGGCCTGTACCACACGTTCCAGGGCGGCTGCGCCAAGACGGGCGACGAGGTCTCCGACACGCCGTCCGAGCGGAGTGCCGCGTACGGCTGCCCCGCCAACCGCGACACGTGCAACGGCACGGGCGTGGACCCCATCCACAACTTCATGGACTACACCGACGACGCGTGCATGGACCACTTCACGACGGGCCAGGACACGCGCATGGACCAGATGTTCAGCGCGTACCGCCTCAACAAGTAG
- a CDS encoding response regulator, whose product MSATCVQLGTVLVVEDDFDVREGLSDALQDLGVAVTAVRHGWEALGMLTAGLTPSIVLVDLLMPVMDGADFLARLRTNPDWDTLPVVIMTASGQPLPPGADALLRKPFDMGELLALLARHVR is encoded by the coding sequence ATGTCAGCAACGTGCGTACAGCTTGGCACCGTGCTCGTCGTCGAGGATGACTTCGATGTGCGAGAGGGATTGTCCGATGCGTTACAGGACCTCGGCGTTGCCGTGACGGCCGTCCGCCATGGCTGGGAGGCGCTGGGCATGCTCACCGCCGGCCTGACACCCTCCATCGTGCTGGTGGACCTGTTGATGCCTGTGATGGACGGGGCGGACTTCCTCGCCCGCCTCCGGACGAACCCGGACTGGGACACACTGCCCGTCGTCATCATGACCGCCAGCGGCCAGCCGCTGCCTCCGGGGGCCGATGCGCTGCTCCGCAAGCCCTTCGACATGGGAGAACTTCTCGCGCTTCTCGCCAGGCATGTCCGCTGA
- a CDS encoding AzlD domain-containing protein, whose protein sequence is MTLLPVLLLAAGTFAFRLAGPLLSQRLHISARVQRLLTLSAIALLSALVATATLTSNGHFAGGARPAGVAVGALLAWFRLPFVVVVVAAAGTAAVLRMLGVP, encoded by the coding sequence ATGACGCTGCTCCCCGTCCTGCTCCTCGCCGCCGGCACGTTCGCCTTCCGGCTCGCCGGCCCGTTGCTCAGCCAGCGCCTCCACATATCCGCGCGCGTGCAACGGTTGCTCACGCTGTCCGCCATTGCGCTGCTCTCCGCGCTGGTGGCCACGGCGACACTCACCTCGAATGGCCACTTCGCTGGCGGCGCCCGTCCGGCGGGCGTGGCCGTGGGCGCGCTGCTGGCGTGGTTCCGGTTGCCCTTCGTGGTGGTGGTGGTCGCGGCGGCGGGGACGGCGGCGGTGCTGCGCATGCTGGGTGTTCCCTAG
- a CDS encoding OmpA family protein, translating into MRRISLWAGLSLAMAVLTGCPPTYPNCKDDSTCTEKGEVCVQGTCQQCATDANCKEGFTCQGNKCAPKPPECTTDAACGSGRICEAGKCAEAQCKDDSACGGGKCQAGRCQAPTNTCTVNTDCGEGQECKAGQCVTASADKCDWSPIRFGFNESSLSSEAQQRLSDLANCMKSGKQGALTLGGHADERGTEEYNLQLSNKRAAAVKRYLTDLGVKSNQLKTVGYGETRPVSNASTEEAWSENRRVEFQR; encoded by the coding sequence ATGCGTCGGATTTCCCTTTGGGCGGGGCTCTCCCTCGCCATGGCCGTGCTGACCGGCTGCCCCCCTACGTACCCCAACTGCAAGGACGACTCGACCTGCACCGAGAAGGGCGAGGTCTGCGTCCAGGGGACCTGCCAGCAGTGCGCCACCGACGCCAACTGCAAGGAGGGCTTCACCTGCCAGGGCAACAAGTGCGCCCCCAAGCCGCCGGAGTGCACGACGGACGCGGCCTGTGGCTCGGGCCGTATCTGCGAGGCGGGCAAGTGCGCGGAGGCGCAGTGCAAGGATGACTCGGCGTGCGGCGGTGGCAAGTGCCAGGCCGGCCGTTGCCAGGCCCCGACGAACACCTGCACCGTCAACACCGACTGCGGCGAGGGCCAGGAGTGCAAGGCCGGCCAGTGCGTGACGGCCTCCGCGGACAAGTGCGACTGGAGCCCCATCCGCTTCGGCTTCAACGAGTCCTCGCTGAGCTCCGAGGCCCAGCAGCGCCTGTCGGACCTGGCCAACTGCATGAAGTCGGGCAAGCAGGGCGCCCTCACGCTCGGCGGGCATGCGGACGAGCGCGGCACGGAGGAGTACAACCTCCAGCTGTCCAACAAGCGCGCGGCCGCCGTGAAGCGCTACCTCACCGACCTGGGCGTGAAGTCCAACCAGCTCAAGACGGTGGGCTATGGTGAGACCCGCCCGGTGAGCAACGCCTCCACCGAGGAAGCGTGGTCCGAGAACCGCCGCGTCGAGTTCCAGCGCTAG
- a CDS encoding chemotaxis protein CheW produces MAVHEPEARQSYLVFACGSSWYAVPAESAAEVVTFPELTRVPGAPPHLLGVFAHRGEVIPVVDMGLLVGGASQSSRRAVLVRLPRGTLALTASTVAGVSPVTGTLEPLGPTGVHVHLRGPAKSGPRDVAVIDPEGLFDHLSQGT; encoded by the coding sequence ATGGCCGTCCACGAGCCTGAAGCGCGTCAGTCGTATCTCGTCTTTGCCTGCGGAAGTAGCTGGTACGCGGTGCCCGCGGAGAGCGCGGCGGAGGTCGTTACCTTCCCCGAGCTCACGCGGGTGCCGGGCGCTCCGCCCCACCTGCTCGGCGTGTTCGCCCACCGGGGAGAAGTCATTCCCGTGGTGGACATGGGCCTCTTGGTGGGCGGCGCCAGTCAGTCGTCGCGGCGCGCGGTGTTGGTGCGCCTGCCCCGCGGCACCCTCGCCCTCACGGCCAGCACGGTGGCCGGCGTCTCCCCGGTGACGGGCACGCTGGAGCCGCTGGGCCCCACGGGCGTCCACGTCCACCTGCGTGGCCCGGCCAAGAGCGGCCCCCGGGACGTGGCCGTCATCGACCCCGAAGGCCTCTTCGACCACCTCAGCCAGGGCACCTGA
- a CDS encoding tetratricopeptide repeat protein — MLLPLIALLAIAPTESPAAAAQPPTGEEAPAAQLEPAFLDFARAVEKGMNARDGDALDAHLDTEALFKKTIEGVKVRPDFAAGFKQGLQKGTVLGLGKKLVERFDDQSSFTLLRARTLKGVPRALFRTISGAGLNYLDLELSRDATGKVSVVDIYPYTAGEFFSETLRRSFLAAAAETNQGLVDRLMGKEQTYLKNLPRIQAMQQAFQAGKYEEVLRLYGELPASLKNDKTPLFFRLHAASRQSVQGDAYAQAIADYEKALPNDPSLDLVSIDGCLLRKDHAGALRAIDRVDRRARDPYLSVLRGNVMVDKGDSAEARRHYEAAITGEPSLLVAHWSLAGLALQEKQYRELGERLDAIEATGLVQLNDLESVAAYEGFVKSPEYKAWKKRRAAKKRP, encoded by the coding sequence ATGCTCCTGCCATTGATTGCCCTCCTGGCCATCGCGCCCACCGAGTCCCCCGCCGCCGCGGCCCAGCCGCCCACCGGCGAGGAGGCGCCCGCGGCGCAGCTCGAGCCCGCGTTTCTCGACTTCGCCCGGGCCGTCGAGAAGGGCATGAACGCGCGTGACGGCGATGCACTCGACGCCCACCTGGATACTGAAGCCCTCTTCAAGAAGACCATCGAAGGCGTGAAGGTGCGCCCGGACTTCGCCGCCGGCTTCAAGCAGGGCCTCCAGAAGGGCACCGTCCTGGGCCTGGGCAAGAAGCTCGTCGAGCGCTTCGACGACCAGTCCTCCTTCACGCTCCTGCGCGCCCGCACCCTCAAGGGCGTTCCGCGCGCCCTCTTCCGCACCATCTCCGGAGCCGGCCTCAACTACCTGGACCTGGAGCTGTCCAGGGATGCCACCGGGAAGGTGAGCGTGGTGGACATCTACCCGTACACCGCCGGCGAGTTCTTCAGCGAGACGCTGCGGCGCTCATTTCTCGCCGCGGCCGCGGAGACCAACCAGGGCCTCGTGGACCGCCTGATGGGCAAGGAGCAGACGTACCTGAAGAACCTGCCCCGGATTCAGGCCATGCAGCAGGCGTTCCAGGCTGGAAAGTACGAGGAAGTCCTCCGCCTCTACGGCGAGCTCCCCGCGTCCCTCAAGAACGACAAGACGCCCCTCTTCTTCCGGCTGCACGCCGCCTCCCGGCAGTCAGTCCAGGGCGACGCCTACGCGCAGGCCATCGCCGACTACGAGAAGGCCCTGCCCAATGACCCGAGCCTCGACCTCGTCTCCATCGACGGCTGCCTGCTGCGCAAGGACCACGCCGGGGCCCTCCGCGCCATCGACCGCGTGGACCGGCGCGCGCGCGACCCCTACCTCTCCGTGCTGCGTGGCAACGTGATGGTCGACAAGGGCGACTCGGCCGAGGCACGCCGTCATTACGAGGCCGCCATCACCGGCGAGCCGTCGCTCCTCGTGGCCCACTGGAGCCTCGCGGGGCTGGCGCTCCAGGAGAAGCAATACCGGGAGCTGGGAGAACGGCTTGATGCCATCGAGGCCACGGGACTGGTCCAGCTCAACGACCTGGAGAGCGTGGCCGCGTATGAGGGCTTCGTGAAGAGCCCCGAGTACAAGGCCTGGAAGAAGCGCCGCGCGGCGAAGAAGCGGCCCTGA
- a CDS encoding Hsp70 family protein has protein sequence MSTASILGIDFGTTNTSAAFFDKTGKLRVVPVTDKSFTLPSVVWFHAADKSIVGHAARRQIIDDPRHTVFGAKRFLGRRFQSEYVTQHKDKYAFELMEAPDGYTAVKMYGKMTSLTEVAHLIIRQMLTLANHAAGEPFRECVLTVPAHASIRQREAVRQAAEQTGLQVRAIINEPTAAALYYANLRNPEQTVMVFDLGGGTFDATLLAVQNKVVKVLATGGDAFLGGANFDERIVEMLVQDFKQKHGIDLRGNKVVMQRLVFAAESAKMTLSQRDATVMRVPCIAQKDGAFIDFDYTLTRKQLEEMVFQLVERTASACDDVMERAKVKAEQIDELVMVGGQTRMPVIRQRFSHFKRLSSEKEVHPELGVAVGAAILGRNLARGISGLADVVPMPISIMVPGGAQHEVIPANTPVPATKSVSLELPLIPGPISIALFESLDTTTVDRELLGTVRVDLDWRTTHKGPTTLELRMGQDFVLGAALVTPQGARHPVAITDLRAPKRAGT, from the coding sequence ATGAGCACGGCCTCCATTCTCGGCATCGACTTCGGGACCACCAACACCTCGGCGGCCTTCTTCGACAAGACGGGCAAGCTTCGCGTCGTGCCCGTGACGGACAAGAGCTTTACCCTGCCCTCGGTGGTGTGGTTCCACGCGGCGGACAAGTCCATCGTCGGCCATGCAGCGCGCCGGCAAATCATCGACGACCCGCGCCACACCGTCTTCGGCGCGAAGCGCTTCCTCGGGCGCCGCTTCCAGTCCGAGTACGTCACCCAACACAAGGACAAGTACGCCTTCGAGCTGATGGAGGCCCCCGACGGCTACACCGCCGTGAAGATGTACGGGAAGATGACCTCGCTCACCGAGGTGGCCCACCTCATCATCCGGCAGATGCTCACCCTGGCGAACCACGCCGCCGGTGAGCCCTTCCGCGAGTGCGTCCTCACCGTCCCCGCCCACGCCAGCATCCGCCAGCGCGAGGCGGTGCGACAGGCCGCCGAACAGACGGGCCTCCAGGTGCGCGCCATCATCAACGAGCCCACCGCCGCCGCGCTCTACTACGCCAACCTGCGCAACCCCGAGCAGACGGTCATGGTCTTCGACCTCGGCGGCGGCACCTTCGACGCCACGCTGCTCGCCGTGCAGAACAAGGTGGTCAAGGTGCTCGCCACGGGTGGTGACGCCTTCCTCGGCGGCGCCAACTTCGACGAGCGCATCGTCGAGATGCTGGTGCAGGACTTCAAGCAGAAGCACGGCATCGACCTGCGCGGGAACAAGGTGGTGATGCAGCGGCTCGTCTTCGCCGCCGAGTCCGCGAAGATGACCCTCAGCCAGCGCGACGCCACGGTGATGCGCGTGCCCTGCATCGCGCAGAAGGACGGCGCCTTCATCGACTTCGACTACACCCTCACCCGCAAGCAGCTCGAGGAGATGGTGTTCCAGCTCGTGGAGCGCACCGCGTCCGCGTGCGACGACGTGATGGAGCGCGCGAAGGTGAAGGCGGAGCAGATTGACGAGCTCGTCATGGTGGGCGGCCAGACGCGCATGCCCGTCATCCGCCAGCGCTTCTCGCACTTCAAGCGCCTGTCCTCGGAGAAGGAGGTCCACCCGGAGCTGGGCGTGGCGGTGGGCGCGGCCATCCTCGGGCGCAACCTGGCGCGCGGAATCTCGGGGCTCGCGGACGTGGTGCCCATGCCCATCAGCATCATGGTGCCCGGCGGCGCGCAGCATGAGGTCATCCCCGCCAACACCCCCGTGCCCGCGACGAAGTCCGTCTCCCTGGAGCTGCCCCTGATTCCGGGCCCCATCTCCATCGCCCTCTTCGAGTCGCTCGACACCACCACCGTGGACCGCGAGCTGCTGGGCACCGTCCGCGTCGACCTGGACTGGCGCACCACCCACAAGGGGCCCACCACGCTGGAGCTGCGCATGGGCCAGGACTTCGTCCTCGGCGCCGCGCTCGTCACGCCGCAGGGCGCCCGCCACCCGGTGGCCATCACCGACCTGCGCGCTCCCAAGCGCGCTGGGACCTAG
- a CDS encoding sigma-54-dependent transcriptional regulator: MPASVLIVDDEKNILLTLSQSLQLAGYQTHLASSGQVALDVVSARPVDAVLMDVKMPDMDGLTALARLTELRPELPVIMMSGHGTIDTAVKATQLGARDFLEKPIARERMLVALRNVLKHQAAMEELQELRAQLGRYDMVGSGPAMQRIFSLIQRTAPSEGRVLITGENGTGKELIARALHQNSRRKGQPFVKLNCAAVPHELIESELFGHEKGAFTGAVSVRRGKFELAHEGTLFLDEIGDMPQAMQAKLLRVLQEGELERVGGAETLKVDVRVIAATNKNLEKEIAAGRFREDLYYRINVVQIHSPPLRERREDLPDLINTFLTEACAKNGRRPLSLSADALAVMSAYDYPGNVRELRNLVERLAILCEGPIVTRTDALELLPRGRAPLPPAISPEAASAPVTPLPAPGSEASVAATQPAPMLGVPMPATAATLPPVQAGFRPRVDRTFREQVEDAEREIILHVLAHTHDNVTEAARILDLERGHFYKKMKALGLRRGQSES, from the coding sequence ATGCCCGCCTCCGTCCTCATCGTCGATGACGAAAAGAACATCCTTCTGACCCTGAGCCAGTCGCTACAGCTGGCGGGGTACCAGACGCACCTGGCCAGCAGCGGGCAGGTGGCGCTGGACGTGGTGAGCGCGCGCCCGGTGGACGCGGTGCTGATGGACGTGAAGATGCCGGACATGGACGGGCTGACGGCGCTGGCGCGGCTGACGGAGCTGCGGCCGGAGCTGCCGGTCATCATGATGTCCGGGCATGGGACGATTGATACGGCGGTGAAGGCCACGCAGCTGGGGGCGAGGGACTTCCTGGAGAAGCCCATCGCCCGTGAGCGGATGCTGGTGGCGCTGCGCAACGTGCTCAAGCACCAGGCGGCGATGGAGGAGCTCCAGGAGCTGCGGGCGCAGCTCGGGCGCTACGACATGGTGGGCAGCGGCCCGGCCATGCAGCGCATCTTCTCGCTCATCCAGCGCACGGCGCCGTCGGAGGGCCGGGTGCTGATTACGGGGGAGAATGGCACGGGCAAGGAGCTCATCGCCCGGGCGCTGCACCAGAACTCGCGGCGCAAGGGCCAGCCCTTCGTGAAGCTCAACTGCGCGGCGGTGCCGCACGAGCTCATCGAGAGCGAGCTGTTCGGCCACGAGAAGGGCGCCTTCACCGGCGCGGTGAGCGTGCGCCGGGGCAAGTTCGAGCTGGCCCACGAGGGCACGCTCTTCCTGGACGAGATTGGCGACATGCCGCAGGCCATGCAGGCCAAGCTCCTGCGCGTGTTGCAGGAAGGCGAGTTGGAGCGCGTGGGCGGCGCGGAGACGCTCAAGGTGGACGTGCGCGTCATCGCGGCGACGAACAAGAACCTCGAGAAGGAGATTGCCGCCGGGCGCTTCCGCGAGGACCTCTACTACCGCATCAACGTCGTGCAGATTCACTCGCCGCCCCTGCGCGAGCGGCGTGAGGATTTGCCGGACCTCATCAACACCTTCCTCACCGAGGCGTGCGCGAAGAATGGACGCCGGCCGCTGTCGCTGTCGGCGGACGCGCTCGCGGTGATGAGCGCGTATGACTATCCCGGCAACGTGCGCGAGCTGCGCAACCTGGTGGAGCGGCTGGCCATTCTCTGTGAGGGGCCCATCGTCACGCGGACGGATGCGCTGGAATTGCTGCCCCGGGGCCGGGCGCCACTGCCGCCCGCGATTTCACCCGAGGCGGCTTCGGCTCCCGTGACGCCCCTGCCCGCTCCGGGCTCGGAGGCCTCGGTCGCGGCCACCCAGCCGGCTCCGATGCTCGGGGTGCCAATGCCGGCCACCGCGGCCACTCTGCCTCCGGTGCAGGCAGGCTTCCGGCCCCGCGTGGACCGCACCTTCCGCGAGCAGGTGGAGGACGCGGAGCGGGAAATCATCCTGCACGTGCTCGCGCACACGCATGACAACGTCACCGAGGCCGCTCGCATCCTCGACCTGGAGCGTGGCCACTTCTACAAGAAGATGAAGGCGCTAGGACTGCGGCGCGGGCAGTCGGAATCGTAA
- a CDS encoding AzlC family ABC transporter permease yields MSSVDRALVRDVAAIAAAAGVIGVSFGAIAVAAGVSVWLASAMSMLVFAGGSQFMVVGVMAGGGSPVAAVLAGLLLNARHLPFGLVVSDVLGKSWPVRLLGTHLMVDESVAFALSQKDPARRRAAYWLCGLTLFVAWNVGVLVGAMAGRALGDPDALGLDAAFPAAMLALLLPSLRASPDEKASAQAVSESTRAASVARRVALVGAGIALVTTPFLPAGLPVLLALLGLAVALK; encoded by the coding sequence ATGTCGTCAGTCGACCGTGCACTGGTCCGGGACGTCGCCGCCATCGCCGCGGCGGCGGGAGTGATTGGCGTGTCCTTCGGCGCCATCGCGGTGGCGGCGGGTGTGTCCGTCTGGCTCGCCTCGGCCATGTCGATGCTCGTCTTCGCGGGAGGCTCGCAGTTCATGGTGGTGGGCGTGATGGCGGGCGGCGGAAGCCCCGTGGCCGCGGTGCTCGCCGGGTTGCTGCTCAACGCGAGGCACCTGCCCTTCGGCCTCGTGGTCTCCGACGTGCTCGGGAAGAGCTGGCCGGTGCGGCTGCTCGGCACGCACCTGATGGTGGACGAGTCGGTGGCCTTCGCGCTCTCGCAGAAGGACCCCGCGCGGCGGCGCGCCGCGTACTGGCTCTGTGGCCTGACGCTGTTCGTGGCGTGGAATGTCGGCGTGCTCGTGGGCGCGATGGCGGGGCGTGCGCTGGGAGACCCGGATGCGCTGGGCCTGGACGCCGCGTTTCCGGCCGCGATGCTCGCCCTGCTGCTGCCGTCGCTGCGGGCCTCTCCTGATGAGAAGGCCTCGGCTCAGGCCGTCTCGGAGTCGACTCGCGCGGCGTCGGTGGCGCGCCGGGTGGCGCTGGTGGGGGCGGGCATCGCGCTCGTCACCACGCCGTTCCTTCCCGCGGGGCTTCCGGTGCTCCTCGCGCTCCTCGGTCTGGCGGTGGCCCTGAAATGA
- a CDS encoding protein CrdC encodes MLLCHAGAHRLAFLAHEVAAIASPEGRDAASARRAFRMPDGAARVLLSATGGAVGVDTLEIEAEAHPVLPAPPVAVAASGGSLRGFVLVQGRLWPLMGLVDFERFLRGLMGGA; translated from the coding sequence ATGCTCCTGTGCCATGCGGGAGCGCACCGGCTCGCCTTCCTCGCGCACGAGGTGGCGGCGATTGCCTCGCCGGAGGGCCGGGACGCGGCCTCCGCCCGCCGGGCCTTCCGCATGCCCGACGGGGCGGCGCGCGTGCTGCTGTCCGCGACGGGCGGGGCGGTGGGCGTGGACACGCTGGAAATCGAGGCCGAGGCGCACCCGGTGCTGCCCGCGCCGCCGGTGGCGGTGGCCGCCTCGGGGGGAAGTCTGCGAGGCTTCGTCCTGGTGCAGGGGCGGCTGTGGCCACTGATGGGGTTGGTGGACTTCGAGCGGTTCCTGCGCGGACTCATGGGGGGAGCATGA
- a CDS encoding nucleoside hydrolase — protein MLNLLFDMETSDPDDALTLCLLATHPDVALRAVTVTPGSRAQVGLVRHLLSRAGRSDVPVGARNPGAEKDSVSGFHWKWLGEVARAEPDALAHEVLAGALARFPDAVLLTGAPLQNLRLLLNEHPEARLSRWVAQGGFAGDNVVPPEHRLEKFAGRRTCPTFNFNGDPKGALLALSTERIGTRDLVSKNVTHGVAWDAAFHARMRGHRDGTAGLALVFEAMEHYLREKPEGKLLHDPIAACAAIDRDLVTWAPVEMVREHGEWGAEPAPGSRTHISVALDRERFFQTFVRA, from the coding sequence ATGCTGAACCTCCTCTTCGACATGGAAACGAGCGACCCGGACGACGCGCTCACGCTCTGCCTGCTGGCCACGCATCCGGACGTGGCGCTGCGCGCGGTGACGGTGACGCCCGGCTCGCGGGCCCAGGTGGGGCTGGTGCGCCACCTGCTGTCGCGCGCGGGCCGGAGCGACGTGCCGGTGGGCGCGCGCAACCCGGGCGCGGAGAAGGACAGCGTCTCCGGCTTCCACTGGAAGTGGCTCGGCGAGGTGGCTCGCGCGGAGCCGGACGCGCTGGCGCACGAGGTGCTGGCCGGCGCGCTGGCGCGGTTCCCGGACGCGGTGCTGCTCACCGGCGCACCGCTGCAGAACCTGCGGCTGCTGCTCAACGAGCACCCCGAGGCGCGGCTGTCCCGCTGGGTGGCCCAGGGGGGCTTCGCGGGAGACAACGTGGTGCCGCCGGAGCACCGGCTCGAGAAGTTCGCCGGCCGCCGCACCTGTCCCACGTTCAACTTCAACGGGGACCCGAAGGGGGCGCTGCTCGCGCTGTCCACGGAGCGCATCGGCACGAGGGATTTGGTGTCGAAGAACGTCACGCACGGCGTGGCCTGGGACGCGGCCTTCCACGCGCGGATGCGCGGCCACCGGGACGGGACGGCGGGGCTGGCGCTCGTGTTCGAGGCGATGGAGCACTACCTGCGCGAGAAGCCGGAGGGGAAGCTGCTGCATGACCCCATCGCGGCGTGCGCGGCCATCGACCGGGACCTCGTCACCTGGGCCCCGGTGGAGATGGTGCGCGAGCACGGCGAGTGGGGCGCGGAGCCGGCACCCGGCTCGAGGACGCACATCTCCGTGGCGTTGGACAGGGAGCGCTTCTTCCAGACCTTCGTGCGGGCCTGA